A genomic stretch from Erigeron canadensis isolate Cc75 chromosome 9, C_canadensis_v1, whole genome shotgun sequence includes:
- the LOC122582051 gene encoding zinc finger AN1 and C2H2 domain-containing stress-associated protein 13-like, which produces MGTPAFPNLGKHCSVDDCKLIDFLPFTCDCCNKVFCLEHRSYTTHKCPNANKNDRTVVICPLCAKGVHLVPEQDPNITWESHVNTDCDPSNYEKVTKKKKCPVRGCREILTFSNTIQCRDCTIDHCLKHRLGLDHSCPGPKMSEPTFSFWGFSNSQKQNTPQTRTTTGPVSSSSSSSSWSTSLINAVSSLVLSDDRNSEVGRKGGSSGGGAGGQVEQCPICNMKFSKVAALIDHVQMIHEKKGLMKVTVDVCPKCSKGFRDPVALVEHVEREHRGISKA; this is translated from the exons ATGGGAACACCGGCTTTTCCAAATCTTGGAAAACATTGTAGTGTTGATGATTGCAAACTCATTGATTTCCTTCCTTTTACTTGTGATTGTTGCAACAAG GTATTTTGTCTAGAACATCGGAGTTACACTACACACAAATGTCCAAACGCCAACAAGAATGATCGCACTGTAGTCATCTGCCCGCTCTGCGCAAAAGGAGTTCATTTAGTCCCCGAACAAGACCCAAACATAACATGGGAATCTCATGTTAACACAGATTGTGATCCATCAAACTATGAAAAAGTcaccaagaaaaagaaatgCCCTGTACGTGGTTGTAGAGAAATCCTAACATTTTCCAACACAATCCAATGCCGTGATTGTACTATTGATCACTGCTTGAAACACCGGTTAGGACTTGACCATAGTTGCCCTGGACCCAAAATGTCCGAGCCCACATTTTCATTTTGGGGGTTCTCAAATAGCCAAAAACAAAATACGCCACAAACACGAACCACCACGGGTCCTGTATCCTCCTCCTCGTCATCATCAAGCTGGAGTACAAGTTTAATCAATGCAGTTTCATCCCTTGTGCTCAGTGATGATAGAAATAGTGAAGTGGGTCGTAAGGGTGGTTCTAGCGGAGGGGGTGCAGGTGGCCAAGTGGAACAATGTCCAATATGTAATATGAAATTTTCTAAGGTTGCAGCATTGATAGATCATGTGCAGATGATTCATGAAAAGAAGGGTTTGATGAAGGTAACTGTTGATGTATGTCCAAAGTGTAGCAAAGGGTTTCGGGATCCGGTGGCGTTAGTGGAGCATGTTGAAAGAGAACATAGAGGTATATCTAAAGCTTAA